A single region of the Bacteroides luhongzhouii genome encodes:
- a CDS encoding GxGYxYP domain-containing protein, which yields MRKYLQLVFLAVSVFCSEILLAESRDPVRILDLRTLNELDLKEQEKAEQLWDIMHTTATLQGIVNRNSPRLYIRYVKNGQGENVDDYWWNKYRQEGQWLAGRDTVAYTELSDVVTVFRKEIRGVVVYDSKVASTSNIASSVAGIENLIAVRYDISPNSLYTRLVLQGPKLAVKCWLVNKDGSSLFTGKGKIAGTGQPSTGSLKIDPYVWFIEKYLKKGLCNTEYAAYYIDQFWRTDPTRTVTNHHQLTNHDFFVSKKAFFFDLSPWGDEPATDDPTQKEGLDLQILETFLQEAYKQNKGKKFCYVGGFPSWIYKYTQHAGGKHEDVATEWEFSRIISAYNAFKDADAIGLGALANSSFWQHFPLQEKYPQKWVTHQELMDRGYLNSDGTINFQGRNFILFYVGDYDSSSWIAQTTPFLWDEPSRGEVPLMWSVSPVLAERVPMVMHNYRVTATPNDYFAAADNGAGYLMPGMLQAPRPVSGLKSGLSAWAKHCSKYYQKWGLTITGFVIDGEAPGLDSDGLDCYASFSPNGIVPQKMPLTLLHNDMPVIRADYDIVDHDYRKATDVIVERVEKRPVPFHWFRAILKSPSWYKGICDELKQRHTNIELLDAPTFFELYRIYLKQHPDAAAGKITMN from the coding sequence ATGAGAAAATATTTACAGTTGGTATTCCTTGCGGTCTCTGTCTTTTGTTCAGAGATATTGTTGGCAGAATCTCGTGATCCGGTCCGGATACTGGATTTGAGGACGCTCAATGAACTTGATCTGAAAGAACAGGAGAAGGCGGAGCAACTATGGGACATTATGCATACGACAGCTACCTTGCAAGGCATTGTGAATCGGAATAGTCCGCGATTGTACATTCGCTATGTCAAGAACGGGCAGGGAGAGAATGTCGATGATTATTGGTGGAATAAATACCGTCAGGAAGGACAGTGGCTGGCGGGACGTGATACGGTAGCTTACACCGAACTGTCGGATGTCGTGACCGTTTTCAGAAAAGAAATACGCGGAGTGGTTGTTTATGACTCAAAAGTAGCATCTACCAGTAATATTGCTTCATCTGTGGCGGGAATCGAGAATCTGATAGCTGTGCGCTATGACATTTCTCCCAATAGTCTCTATACCCGTTTGGTGCTGCAAGGACCGAAGCTGGCTGTGAAATGCTGGCTGGTGAACAAAGATGGTTCTTCTCTTTTCACGGGCAAAGGAAAGATTGCCGGAACCGGTCAACCTTCGACAGGATCTCTGAAAATCGATCCCTATGTATGGTTTATAGAGAAATACCTGAAGAAAGGATTATGCAATACGGAGTACGCTGCTTATTACATCGACCAGTTCTGGCGTACCGATCCTACCCGGACGGTAACGAACCATCACCAGTTGACCAATCATGACTTTTTTGTCAGCAAGAAAGCTTTCTTCTTTGACCTTTCTCCTTGGGGAGACGAGCCGGCGACAGATGATCCGACACAAAAAGAAGGATTGGACTTGCAGATACTGGAAACTTTTCTGCAAGAAGCCTATAAGCAAAATAAAGGAAAGAAATTCTGCTATGTCGGAGGTTTCCCGAGCTGGATTTATAAATATACGCAGCATGCCGGTGGAAAGCATGAAGATGTAGCTACCGAGTGGGAATTTTCTCGTATTATCAGTGCTTATAACGCCTTTAAGGATGCCGATGCCATCGGACTGGGAGCATTGGCTAACTCCTCCTTCTGGCAGCATTTTCCTCTTCAGGAAAAGTATCCCCAAAAGTGGGTGACACATCAGGAACTTATGGACAGAGGCTATCTGAACAGTGACGGAACAATCAACTTCCAGGGACGGAATTTTATCCTCTTCTATGTAGGCGATTATGATTCCTCCTCCTGGATTGCTCAGACTACCCCTTTCCTGTGGGACGAACCCAGCCGGGGAGAAGTGCCTTTGATGTGGTCTGTCAGTCCTGTACTTGCAGAACGCGTTCCGATGGTGATGCATAATTATCGGGTGACGGCTACTCCGAATGATTATTTTGCCGCTGCCGACAATGGTGCCGGATATTTAATGCCGGGTATGTTGCAAGCGCCCCGGCCGGTGTCCGGATTGAAAAGTGGATTGAGTGCATGGGCAAAGCATTGCAGCAAGTATTATCAGAAGTGGGGATTGACCATTACAGGATTTGTGATCGACGGCGAAGCCCCCGGACTGGATTCAGACGGATTGGACTGTTACGCATCGTTCAGTCCGAATGGAATAGTTCCGCAGAAGATGCCTTTGACATTGCTGCACAATGATATGCCGGTGATCCGGGCAGATTATGATATTGTAGATCATGATTACCGCAAGGCAACGGATGTGATTGTGGAAAGAGTAGAGAAACGTCCGGTTCCTTTCCATTGGTTCAGAGCCATATTGAAATCACCTTCCTGGTATAAAGGGATTTGTGATGAATTGAAACAGCGGCATACGAATATTGAATTGCTGGATGCACCGACATTTTTTGAACTCTATCGTATCTATCTGAAGCAACATCCGGATGCTGCTGCCGGAAAGATAACGATGAACTAA
- a CDS encoding GH92 family glycosyl hydrolase — MMMNRLNIKRTVGSCLMAMAFFSCTHTDQTPVKDFVDYVNPYIGNISHLLVPTYPTVHLPNSMLRVYPEREDYTSDRVNGLPVVVTSHRGSSAFNLSPVQGEVSRPIVSYSYDLEKITPYSYSVYLDEADIQVEYAPSHQAGIYHICFGTEGDNALVVNTKNGKLVAEEKGVSGYQIIDNTSTKIYLYLETSQPPLRKGVLADGKVDMESKEGSAIALFYGSEKNLNLRYGISFISAEQAKKNLQRDITTYDVKAMADVGRRIWNETLGKIVIEGGSEDEKEIFYTSLYRTYERMINLSEDGKYYSAFDGKIHEDGGIPFYTDDWIWDTYRATHPLRILIEPQKELDMIRSYIRMAEQSDRRWMPTFPEVTGDSHRMNGNHAVAVIWDAYCKGLKDFDLEAAYEACKGAITEKTLLPWLRCPLTELDEFYQEKGFFPALNPGEEETCKAVHSFERRQAVAVMLGNCYDNWCLAQIAKTLNKTDDYKKFMRMSYTYRNVYNAETGFFHPKNKDGKFIEPFDYRYSGGQGARDYYGENNGWIYRWDVQHNPADLIVLMGGQASFIERLNQTFNEPLGRSKFDFYHQLPDHTGNVGQFSMANEPCLHIPYLYNYAGQPWMTQKRIRVLLNQWFRNDLMGVPGDEDGGGMTAFVVFSMMGFYPVTPGSPTYNIGSPVFQSAKMEVGDGHFFEIIAENYAPDHKYIQSATLNGKPWNKPWFSQSDIQNGGRLVLQMGDKPNRKWGTASDAVPPSSESLPE; from the coding sequence ATGATGATGAACAGATTGAATATAAAAAGAACAGTCGGCTCCTGTTTGATGGCGATGGCGTTTTTTTCGTGTACCCATACGGATCAGACGCCCGTGAAGGACTTTGTCGATTATGTAAATCCATATATTGGCAATATCAGCCATCTGCTGGTGCCTACTTACCCAACCGTACATCTGCCGAACTCGATGCTCAGAGTCTATCCGGAAAGGGAAGACTATACATCGGACAGGGTAAACGGCCTTCCGGTGGTGGTGACCAGTCATAGAGGCAGCTCGGCTTTTAACCTGAGTCCGGTGCAGGGAGAGGTATCCCGACCGATTGTATCTTATTCCTATGATTTGGAGAAGATTACCCCCTATAGTTATTCCGTATACCTGGATGAGGCTGATATACAGGTTGAGTATGCTCCTTCACATCAGGCCGGTATTTATCATATCTGTTTTGGGACGGAAGGTGATAATGCTCTGGTGGTAAATACGAAAAACGGAAAGCTGGTCGCTGAAGAAAAAGGAGTCAGTGGCTATCAGATTATTGACAACACTTCTACCAAAATCTATCTGTATCTCGAAACTAGTCAGCCACCTTTACGCAAAGGAGTACTGGCAGATGGAAAAGTTGATATGGAAAGTAAGGAAGGCAGTGCCATCGCTTTGTTTTATGGAAGCGAGAAGAACCTGAATCTACGTTATGGAATTTCCTTTATCAGCGCCGAGCAGGCAAAGAAGAATCTGCAACGTGACATCACCACCTATGATGTAAAGGCAATGGCGGATGTTGGACGCAGAATATGGAACGAGACATTGGGCAAGATTGTGATAGAAGGCGGTTCGGAAGACGAAAAAGAAATCTTCTACACTTCCCTTTATCGTACCTATGAACGCATGATCAATCTTTCGGAAGACGGGAAGTATTACAGTGCTTTCGATGGCAAGATTCATGAAGATGGCGGAATACCTTTTTATACAGATGACTGGATATGGGATACTTACCGGGCTACACATCCGTTGCGTATCTTGATAGAACCGCAGAAGGAACTCGATATGATTCGTTCATATATCCGGATGGCGGAACAGTCGGACAGAAGATGGATGCCTACCTTCCCCGAGGTGACTGGAGACAGCCACCGGATGAATGGCAATCATGCAGTGGCAGTTATTTGGGATGCTTATTGCAAAGGATTGAAAGACTTTGATCTGGAGGCTGCTTATGAAGCCTGCAAGGGAGCGATCACAGAGAAAACATTGTTGCCTTGGCTGAGATGTCCGTTGACGGAGCTCGATGAGTTCTATCAGGAAAAAGGATTTTTTCCTGCACTGAACCCTGGCGAAGAAGAGACTTGCAAGGCTGTTCATTCGTTTGAGAGGCGGCAAGCGGTTGCGGTTATGTTGGGTAACTGTTACGATAATTGGTGTCTGGCGCAGATAGCCAAGACATTAAACAAGACCGATGACTATAAGAAGTTTATGCGGATGTCTTATACGTACCGGAATGTTTATAATGCGGAAACGGGTTTCTTCCATCCCAAGAACAAGGACGGAAAGTTTATCGAACCGTTTGACTATCGTTATTCGGGAGGACAGGGGGCACGTGACTATTATGGTGAAAACAACGGTTGGATCTATCGTTGGGATGTGCAGCACAATCCGGCGGATTTGATTGTCTTGATGGGTGGACAGGCTTCATTTATCGAGAGATTGAATCAGACATTCAATGAACCGTTGGGACGAAGCAAGTTTGATTTCTATCATCAGTTGCCGGACCATACCGGTAATGTCGGCCAGTTCTCTATGGCAAATGAGCCTTGTCTGCATATTCCTTATTTGTATAACTATGCCGGTCAGCCGTGGATGACACAGAAAAGGATTCGCGTTTTGCTGAACCAGTGGTTCCGTAATGACTTGATGGGCGTCCCCGGTGATGAAGACGGAGGTGGAATGACCGCATTTGTGGTATTCTCCATGATGGGCTTTTATCCGGTAACTCCCGGTTCTCCAACCTATAATATCGGCAGTCCGGTATTCCAATCCGCAAAGATGGAGGTAGGTGACGGACATTTTTTCGAGATCATAGCGGAGAATTATGCACCGGACCATAAGTACATCCAGTCGGCTACCTTGAATGGAAAGCCGTGGAATAAGCCGTGGTTCAGCCAGTCGGATATTCAAAACGGCGGACGTTTGGTTTTGCAGATGGGAGATAAGCCCAATAGGAAGTGGGGAACAGCTTCGGACGCCGTGCCGCCTTCTTCAGAGAGTTTGCCGGAATAA
- a CDS encoding GxGYxYP domain-containing protein, which translates to MKKMIVLTSLWSFLFIFSFSMFGCSEDDDEFGTTTERGNEVRTPRVEEINGKAVVTWIDPYITDIKEVQVKDLQTNEQQTVAKGVQSAEFAITDNSLLSYRYEMKVVRTTGEVSAGVTARLVKNWAQKLHPLMDYHSDATPQSGMFFKNQPVAKVNVFDIRDDENISKLTTAVMQGVINQEQALTYLIWLQQDLTQLDDAEVQYEMQPLANTSRNRGFAALYNMYKDRFNCLVVWDENQPWSWSMAQMISSQEKGIPVTESMRKFIEDELGTGDLEIRDIRNQWSSKAEAYGWAIAHYAGKCHPKLTFSGGLRSDYKDNPWRMYDYVAASKGFVFWLDDSNGDDKQIMDNIFNSGSYPVGSSVFGYGMNANGDELNKITNIHNAGFVVSDYYANGSYWCSFPSKAFQQRKGIAGEVKSGKIYVAISLSDGDNVQFDANSLYQIFKEGKRRGEVPVGVTLAAGLQELNPKLLEFYYKNMTSNDELTAGPSGFQFIYGDYYAQSGKYAEWLEMNKKWLSTAGFHTAHLWNTDEQMYFEQYMKSKAVDAIMDGSNRTHTTGSSYKLVDGVVRIDQGTMCRNNGDVYRDLMSVSPSPRRPLFRHVYLLTNYYGFEGNKVVVYERLIKELERVEQDCPDTYEFMLPMDLAASIRKYIEEGGIY; encoded by the coding sequence ATGAAAAAGATGATTGTACTCACCAGTCTATGGTCGTTTTTATTTATCTTTTCCTTTTCAATGTTCGGTTGCAGCGAGGATGACGATGAATTTGGCACAACGACCGAAAGAGGAAATGAAGTCCGTACTCCCCGTGTGGAGGAGATCAATGGAAAAGCAGTGGTCACCTGGATTGATCCTTATATTACGGATATCAAGGAGGTGCAGGTAAAAGATTTGCAGACTAATGAGCAGCAGACGGTTGCCAAAGGAGTGCAGAGCGCAGAATTTGCGATTACGGACAATAGCCTGTTGTCCTACCGATATGAAATGAAAGTTGTCAGAACGACCGGAGAGGTGTCTGCCGGAGTGACTGCCCGTTTGGTGAAGAACTGGGCACAAAAGTTGCATCCTTTGATGGATTATCATAGTGATGCGACTCCTCAAAGTGGTATGTTCTTTAAGAATCAGCCGGTGGCGAAAGTGAATGTGTTCGATATTCGTGATGACGAAAATATATCGAAGCTGACTACCGCTGTTATGCAGGGAGTGATTAACCAGGAACAGGCACTGACTTATCTGATTTGGTTACAGCAGGATTTGACACAGCTGGATGATGCTGAAGTGCAGTATGAAATGCAGCCTTTGGCGAATACTTCCCGCAACAGAGGTTTTGCGGCATTATATAATATGTACAAGGACCGCTTCAACTGCCTGGTAGTCTGGGATGAGAATCAGCCTTGGTCATGGAGTATGGCACAGATGATTTCATCGCAGGAGAAAGGCATTCCGGTTACGGAATCCATGAGAAAGTTCATAGAGGACGAGCTGGGAACAGGAGATCTGGAAATAAGGGATATACGTAACCAATGGTCGTCAAAGGCAGAAGCTTATGGCTGGGCGATAGCGCACTATGCCGGCAAATGCCATCCGAAGCTAACCTTCTCCGGTGGATTGAGGAGTGACTATAAAGATAATCCGTGGAGAATGTACGATTACGTAGCTGCTTCTAAAGGCTTTGTCTTCTGGTTAGACGACTCTAATGGAGATGACAAACAGATCATGGATAATATCTTCAATAGCGGATCTTATCCGGTAGGTTCCTCGGTATTTGGTTATGGAATGAATGCCAATGGCGACGAACTGAACAAGATTACCAACATTCATAATGCAGGATTTGTGGTGAGTGACTATTATGCGAATGGCAGCTACTGGTGCAGTTTCCCAAGCAAAGCCTTCCAGCAGCGTAAAGGGATAGCCGGAGAAGTGAAGTCGGGTAAGATATACGTCGCTATCAGTCTGAGTGACGGAGACAATGTTCAGTTCGATGCAAATTCTCTTTATCAGATATTCAAGGAAGGAAAGCGTAGAGGCGAAGTCCCGGTAGGAGTGACTTTGGCGGCAGGCTTACAGGAATTAAATCCGAAGTTGCTTGAATTCTACTATAAGAATATGACTTCGAACGATGAGTTGACGGCAGGACCTTCCGGTTTCCAGTTTATCTATGGGGATTATTATGCGCAGAGCGGTAAGTATGCAGAATGGCTGGAAATGAACAAGAAGTGGTTATCCACTGCCGGTTTCCACACGGCGCATCTTTGGAATACAGACGAGCAGATGTATTTCGAACAATACATGAAGAGCAAGGCTGTCGATGCGATCATGGACGGATCTAACCGGACGCATACCACAGGTTCATCCTACAAATTGGTAGATGGTGTGGTGCGTATCGATCAGGGGACTATGTGCCGCAATAATGGAGACGTATACCGTGATCTGATGTCTGTATCTCCCAGCCCGCGGCGTCCTTTATTCCGGCATGTATATCTGTTGACCAACTATTACGGATTTGAAGGAAATAAAGTGGTGGTGTACGAGAGACTGATCAAGGAACTCGAACGGGTTGAACAGGACTGCCCGGATACGTATGAATTTATGCTCCCGATGGATTTGGCCGCTTCTATCAGGAAGTACATAGAAGAAGGCGGTATTTATTAA
- a CDS encoding DUF4972 domain-containing protein, protein MKNRYSIRLLVIAFLSVFAMGICYSCSDDDGEGVKVYEYREQIGRKIKVLTDLQAESQFGLREGMYPETSRTILEDAIAKLKDFLQTIKEAGVAEAQIPEETARLLKESDEKIAEFKATVRTEDLLVPAELEVSGKNGGYIDFGAHPEYSTFGEVGKQAFTVEFWVKLKDVEGFFYLISTFTDDDTNNHERKGWCVNSYNYGGNNMRMTYGMGFNDLMEPAFGFSTVNEWVHLAVVTDETGVDGEMNGGRPVMTKMYMNGELKLSTTSHQDASKPYASNDSNVPMVAFGGMSATGNRISDKGANGSMKHLHIWRAAKTQDEIRRVMEHPENVTGEEDDLVCGWTFAKMALDDQEIKDLTGKYTAKLIGDYKWIELE, encoded by the coding sequence ATGAAAAATAGATATAGTATCCGGTTACTGGTTATAGCCTTTCTTTCGGTTTTCGCTATGGGTATCTGCTACTCATGTTCGGATGATGACGGAGAAGGGGTGAAGGTATATGAGTATCGTGAACAGATAGGCAGGAAGATAAAAGTGTTGACCGACCTGCAGGCCGAATCCCAGTTCGGACTTCGGGAAGGAATGTATCCTGAAACAAGCCGGACGATTCTGGAAGATGCGATAGCCAAGCTGAAAGATTTCCTTCAGACGATAAAAGAAGCGGGAGTGGCGGAAGCTCAGATTCCCGAAGAGACAGCCAGACTACTGAAAGAATCGGACGAAAAGATAGCCGAGTTTAAGGCGACTGTCCGGACGGAAGACTTACTGGTTCCGGCAGAGCTGGAAGTAAGCGGGAAGAATGGCGGATATATTGACTTTGGCGCTCATCCGGAATATTCCACATTCGGTGAAGTTGGCAAGCAGGCGTTTACTGTTGAGTTTTGGGTAAAGCTGAAGGATGTAGAAGGCTTCTTCTATCTGATTTCTACCTTTACGGATGATGATACGAACAATCACGAGCGCAAAGGCTGGTGCGTGAATAGCTATAACTATGGTGGCAACAACATGCGTATGACATACGGAATGGGCTTTAATGACCTGATGGAACCTGCCTTCGGATTTAGCACCGTTAATGAGTGGGTACACCTGGCTGTGGTGACGGATGAAACCGGAGTAGACGGCGAGATGAATGGAGGCAGACCTGTCATGACCAAAATGTATATGAACGGTGAACTGAAACTTTCGACCACTTCTCATCAGGATGCTTCCAAACCGTACGCTTCTAACGACAGCAATGTCCCGATGGTGGCATTTGGCGGTATGAGTGCCACAGGCAACCGTATCAGTGATAAGGGGGCTAACGGAAGTATGAAACACCTCCATATCTGGCGTGCCGCCAAGACACAAGATGAAATCCGCCGGGTGATGGAGCATCCGGAGAATGTGACGGGCGAAGAGGACGATCTGGTTTGCGGATGGACTTTCGCGAAGATGGCGCTTGACGACCAAGAGATTAAAGACCTGACCGGAAAGTATACGGCAAAGCTGATCGGAGATTATAAGTGGATTGAATTAGAATGA
- a CDS encoding DUF4972 domain-containing protein has product MKNNYLYNWVAIVFMMLQMLSFTSCSDDDNNGWPTETDKTEIFIERFCTLVTNLTALRDGATYGEQKDNYPVSSKVMLDDEIAYLEETIAKLKEGNKKLADSEADRIIREADQIEKNFRATRRTEDFLPIAAELLVNGKNGGYIDFGVHPEYSAFGEQGQQAFTVEFWVKLTDVDEYLNSFVFLLSTFTDDDTKDHERKGWAVNSHFGRLRMTYGIGYSDLFEPGFSFNTLNQWVHVAVVTNENGVDGEIRDGIPVMTKIYVNGQLMLSERGRDDRLPYTPNDKEVAMVAFTGLSATANRIGEKSTNGCMRHLHIWKSAKTEAEIQHLMDTPESVTGSESDLVCGWTLNKTVSDNNNIKDLTGKFSAKLIGDFQWVENR; this is encoded by the coding sequence ATGAAAAATAACTATTTATATAATTGGGTAGCGATAGTGTTTATGATGCTTCAGATGCTGTCATTTACTTCTTGTTCTGATGATGACAATAACGGTTGGCCGACGGAAACGGACAAAACCGAAATCTTCATAGAACGTTTCTGTACATTGGTGACTAACCTGACTGCACTGCGGGACGGAGCTACGTATGGCGAACAGAAAGATAACTATCCGGTATCCAGTAAAGTCATGCTGGATGATGAGATTGCTTATTTGGAGGAAACGATTGCTAAACTGAAAGAAGGAAACAAAAAGTTGGCGGACAGTGAAGCCGACCGTATAATCCGTGAAGCTGACCAGATAGAGAAAAACTTCAGAGCGACCAGACGTACCGAAGATTTCTTACCGATTGCCGCCGAACTGTTGGTCAACGGAAAGAATGGCGGATACATTGATTTTGGTGTTCATCCGGAGTATTCAGCTTTCGGCGAACAGGGACAACAGGCATTTACAGTCGAGTTCTGGGTGAAACTGACAGATGTGGACGAATATCTCAATAGCTTTGTATTCTTGCTTTCCACCTTCACGGATGATGATACGAAAGATCACGAGCGTAAGGGATGGGCGGTAAACAGTCACTTCGGCAGATTACGTATGACGTATGGTATAGGTTATAGTGACTTGTTTGAGCCGGGCTTCTCGTTCAATACACTAAATCAGTGGGTTCATGTGGCAGTTGTTACTAACGAGAATGGAGTGGACGGAGAAATCAGAGACGGCATTCCGGTGATGACAAAGATCTACGTCAACGGTCAGTTGATGCTGTCGGAAAGAGGTCGGGATGACCGTTTGCCATACACTCCGAATGATAAGGAAGTGGCTATGGTTGCCTTTACCGGACTCAGTGCAACTGCCAACCGTATCGGAGAAAAAAGCACCAATGGATGTATGCGTCATCTGCATATCTGGAAATCAGCGAAGACAGAGGCCGAAATACAACATCTGATGGATACTCCGGAATCCGTGACAGGAAGTGAATCGGATCTGGTATGCGGATGGACATTGAATAAGACTGTTTCGGATAACAATAACATCAAAGATCTGACGGGCAAATTCTCAGCCAAGCTGATCGGAGATTTTCAATGGGTAGAGAATAGATAA
- a CDS encoding alpha-mannosidase, whose product MRKELVFVLLALFLCAGCNGNKKKMNGEHDSEAVNITLDDHTISFYYNWYGNPLVDGEMKHWMHPIAPAPGHSGDAGAISGLNDDIACNFYPELGTYSSNDPEIIRKHIRMHIKANVGVLSVTWWGESDYGNQSVSLLLDEAAKVGAKVCFHIEPFNGRSPQTVRENIQYIVDTYGDHPAFYRTQGKPLFFIYDSYLIKPAEWAKLFAAGGEISVRNTKYDGLFIGLTLKESELPDIETACMDGFYTYFAATGFTNASTPANWKSMQQWAKAHHKLFIPSVGPGYIDTRIRPWNGSTTRDRENGKYYDDMYKAAIESGASYISITSFNEWHEGTQIEPAVSKKCDAFEYLDYKPLADDYYLIRTAYWVDEFRKARSASEDVQ is encoded by the coding sequence ATGAGAAAAGAACTTGTTTTTGTTTTATTGGCATTGTTTCTGTGTGCCGGCTGTAACGGCAACAAAAAGAAAATGAACGGTGAACACGATTCGGAAGCGGTAAACATTACGTTGGATGACCATACGATTAGTTTTTATTATAACTGGTATGGAAATCCGTTAGTGGATGGAGAAATGAAGCACTGGATGCACCCGATAGCCCCTGCTCCGGGACATTCAGGAGATGCCGGTGCCATATCCGGACTTAATGATGACATCGCCTGCAATTTCTATCCGGAACTCGGAACGTATAGCAGCAATGATCCTGAAATCATCCGGAAACATATCCGGATGCATATAAAAGCGAATGTCGGCGTACTGTCTGTCACTTGGTGGGGGGAAAGCGATTATGGCAACCAAAGTGTGTCTCTCCTGTTGGATGAGGCTGCCAAAGTTGGGGCAAAGGTGTGCTTTCATATAGAGCCTTTTAATGGACGCAGCCCGCAAACGGTAAGGGAGAATATTCAATACATAGTGGATACTTATGGTGATCACCCGGCTTTTTACCGTACGCAGGGCAAACCTCTTTTCTTTATCTATGATTCTTATCTGATCAAACCTGCCGAGTGGGCGAAGTTGTTTGCTGCCGGAGGAGAGATAAGTGTGCGTAATACCAAGTACGACGGTCTTTTTATTGGTCTGACATTGAAGGAAAGCGAGTTGCCCGACATTGAGACAGCGTGTATGGATGGCTTTTACACTTACTTTGCCGCAACAGGTTTCACAAATGCTTCTACTCCGGCCAACTGGAAATCCATGCAGCAATGGGCAAAAGCACATCATAAATTGTTTATTCCGAGTGTCGGCCCGGGATATATTGATACCCGGATTCGTCCTTGGAACGGAAGTACCACCCGCGACCGTGAAAATGGAAAATATTACGACGATATGTATAAAGCTGCCATAGAAAGCGGTGCTTCTTATATCTCAATTACGTCTTTCAACGAATGGCATGAAGGAACTCAGATAGAGCCGGCTGTCTCAAAGAAATGCGATGCTTTTGAATATTTGGATTATAAACCATTGGCTGATGATTACTATTTGATAAGAACTGCTTATTGGGTAGATGAATTCCGAAAAGCAAGATCTGCTTCGGAAGATGTTCAATAA
- a CDS encoding HU family DNA-binding protein, whose amino-acid sequence MAILFDWYENPLSPDKPKKKRFHPRIIANGQVDTEELRSRIQARCTLNEVDVTAVLDALSQVMGEELGEGRQVHLDGIGYFYPTLTATEEISADTPRKNSKVKLKAIQFRSDKRLKQSVGTIKIKQMKRVKHSAKLSEIEIDMRLKEYFTDHQIMQRSDFQRITGMVRSTAMIHIRRLRKEGKLLNIGIPNQPIYVPAPGFYGKSRDYQPVK is encoded by the coding sequence ATGGCTATATTATTTGACTGGTACGAGAATCCGTTATCACCGGACAAACCCAAGAAGAAAAGATTCCATCCGCGCATCATCGCCAACGGACAGGTAGATACGGAAGAACTCAGAAGTAGAATCCAAGCGCGCTGCACACTGAACGAAGTAGACGTGACTGCCGTATTGGACGCTCTCTCGCAAGTAATGGGAGAAGAGCTGGGAGAAGGCAGACAGGTGCACCTGGATGGCATCGGTTATTTCTACCCTACGTTGACCGCCACCGAGGAAATATCCGCTGATACTCCCCGCAAAAATTCGAAAGTGAAATTGAAAGCGATACAATTCCGTTCGGACAAAAGGTTGAAACAATCTGTCGGAACTATAAAAATAAAGCAAATGAAGCGGGTCAAACATTCCGCCAAATTATCGGAAATAGAGATAGACATGCGACTGAAAGAGTATTTCACCGATCATCAGATTATGCAACGTTCCGACTTCCAAAGAATCACGGGGATGGTACGCTCCACAGCCATGATTCATATTCGTCGGCTCCGCAAGGAAGGCAAGCTGCTGAATATCGGCATACCCAACCAACCGATATATGTGCCTGCTCCCGGATTTTACGGAAAATCCAGAGATTATCAGCCTGTCAAATAA